A stretch of Rhipicephalus sanguineus isolate Rsan-2018 unplaced genomic scaffold, BIME_Rsan_1.4 Seq215, whole genome shotgun sequence DNA encodes these proteins:
- the LOC119376733 gene encoding LOW QUALITY PROTEIN: solute carrier family 22 member 13-like (The sequence of the model RefSeq protein was modified relative to this genomic sequence to represent the inferred CDS: inserted 2 bases in 1 codon), which yields MQKSSKTRHQRSKKGRKDSDYRTPPSDLPGQPPPSQPSQESQTSSAVKRTRLSHHRSRVSTAAPTVQSASKVPAAPASSTMSSPLLPLTSALASMAAVGPPPLPPATTVFAPACSEPAALTSLSAPRTPRAPVYPKQSIPSACEALPRQQVPPTDSQGAERTFQMGASYQSAVTRRASLRQLKELRSLRSQNLSGDWAKKGQQLQSPLLSRPRSPSITSPQRIIQSSQEQHQTVGADANIAPGSLGSEEPQREQGRPLKPSWREEQRDLQESMSIFQSRRSLSRTSLSMPHEPSQWPPATTVGLGASSWRREQASQLVGKHGPFQTTTFYFVLLAAFVLPFHTLPLQIVQNNIDHWCARPTNLRNLSVEQWKHLMLPRTEGGRYSQCRMYAELNTSGVATVPCTHWEYAPSAYGRSIVQDFDLVCERAWFLPLSCSAFAMGSICTLVASGPLADWLGRKPVIQFSTVMLQAAGVVILFSRILNSFLAMRFLLGAATSTLFNTSFVLLVEVLAPETRTLYSMAAMLGKVLGAIIVGALMWAKFSWYTLQVVTMFPYLVMLRMFTHLVESPRWLLARGNLEDAEMVIMHAATINGENLFEVRQQLARARREAERAERAEPAVEGGCFGTLRVRGRWRNSIILCYLWTVTAFASQAASLKIHYLDFYPAALLALSSLLSFPTELVAIVSAAHLGRRASQSTALVLAAACCFVAAYLADDSVGRSAALLLVTSVSVDASQAIGTLYNXEVYPTVVRCSGIALCTCFSAAASVATPVALYLGILPTSSVPLGFVSLLCVTAAYLAMRLPDTKESSALSDQFPDLGTSPPESAPALADTNSPSRARRLRDQLRPMGKR from the exons ATGCAGAAGAGTTCCAAGACGCGACACCAACGCTCGAAGAAGGGGCGGAAGGATTCGGACTACCGGACACCACCATCGGACTTGCCAGGGCAGCCACCGCCGTCGCAGCCCTCTCAAGAGTCGCAGACCAGCAGCGCTGTGAAGCGGACTAGGTTGTCACACCACAGGTCCCGGGTGTCGACGGCGGCGCCAACGGTGCAGTCTGCATCAAAGGTACCTGCAGCCCCCGCATCGTCGACCATGTCCTCTCCGTTGCTGCCGCTTACTTCCGCTTTGGCGTCAATGGCTGCAGTCGGACCACCGCCTCTGCCCCCGGCAACGACCGTCTTTGCTCCCGCATGTTCAGAGCCTGCAGCCCTCACTTCGCTGTCAGCGCCTCGAACACCGCGGGCACCGGTGTATCCGAAGCAGTCGATTCCTTCAGCGTGTGAAGCGTTGCCGCGTCAGCAAGTGCCACCCACGGACTCGCAGGGCGCCGAACGGACCTTTCAAATGGGGGCCTCGTACCAATCGGCTGTGACACGAAGAGCATCCTTGCGGCAGCTGAAGGAGCTGCGGTCACTGCGATCACAGAACCTATCCGGTGACTGGGCGAAAAAGGGTCAGCAGCTTCAATCGCCCTTGCTTTCCCGTCCTCGCTCCCCTTCTATCACGTCTCCGCAACGGATAATTCAGTCGTCGCAGGAGCAGCACCAAACCGTTGGCGCAGATGCGAACATTGCACCAGGCAGTTTAGGGTCCGAGGAACCTCAGAGAGAGCAAGGCCGACCGTTGAAGCCCAGTTGGCGAGAAGAGCAGCGTGACTTACAGGAGAGCATGTCCATCTTCCAAAGCCGGCGTTCCCTGTCGCGCACTTCCCTCAGCATGCCACACGAACCTTCGCAATGGCCACCGGCAACGACTGTGGGCTTAGGAGCCAGCTCCTGGCGGCGCGAACAGGCTTCGCAGCTTGTCGGCAAGCACGGACCCTTTCAGACGACCACGTTCTACTTCGTTCTACTAGCCGCCTTCGTGCTGCCCTTTCACACGTTGCCGCTACAGATCGTTCAGAACAATATCGACCACTGGTGCGCCAGGCCCACTAACTTGCGTAACTTGTCGGTGGAGCAATGGAAGCATCTGATGCTTCCACGAACTGAAGGCGGCCGTTACAGTCAGTGTCGCATGTACGCAGAGCTCAACACTTCAGGCGTTGCCACAGTGCCATGCACGCACTGGGAGTACGCACCCTCCGCCTATGGGCGCTCCATCGTCCAGGACTTCGACCTTGTGTGTGAGCGTGCCTGGTTCTTGCCGCTCAGTTGCTCTGCCTTCGCGATGGGCTCCATCTGTACGCTGGTCGCATCGGGGCCTCTGGCCGACTGGTTGGGCCGAAAGCCAGTGATACAATTTTCGACAGTTATGCTGCAGGCAGCTGGAGTGGTGATATTGTTCTCGCGTATCCTGAACAGCTTCCTTGCCATGCGCTTCCTGCTAGGCGCCGCCACCAGCACCCTCTTCAACACCAGCTTTGTGCTGTTGGTAGAAGTACTGGCACCGGAGACTCGCACGCTTTATTCCATGGCGGCGATGCTGGGAAAGGTGTTGGGGGCCATCATAGTCGGCGCTTTGATGTGGGCGAAGTTCAGCTGGTACACGTTGCAGGTTGTCACCATGTTTCCCTACCTCGTGATGTTGCGTATGTTCACGCACCTAGTGGAGTCCCCTCGCTGGCTTTTGGCGAGGGGAAATTTGGAAGATGCTGAAATGGTCATCATGCACGCGGCTACGATCAATGGCGAGAACTTGTTCGAAGTGCGCCAGCAGCTGGCGCGTGCGCGGCGCGAAGCCGAGCGGGCCGAGCGGGCCGAGCCTGCCGTTGAGGGCGGCTGCTTCGGCACGTTACGTGTTCGAGGCCGCTGGAGGAACAGCATCATCCTCTGCTACCTCTGGACAGTGACTGCGTTCGCTTCGCAAGCGGCCTCGCTGAAAATTCACTACCTGGACTTCTACCCTGCGGCCCTGCTCGCACTTTCCTCGTTGCTCTCGTTTCCGACCGAGCTGGTCGCAATCGTGTCCGCCGCGCACCTCGGCCGCAGGGCTTCCCAGTCGACCGCACTGGTGCTGGCCGCCGCCTGCTGCTTCGTAGCCGCCTATCTCGCCGACGACAGCGTGGGTCGCAGCGCGGCGCTTCTGCTCGTGACGAGCGTCAGCGTGGACGCGTCGCAGGCCATCGGCACCCTGTACAA CGAAGTGTACCCCACGGTGGTACGCTGCTCTGGCATAGCGCTGTGCACGTGCTTCTCGGCGGCAGCCAGCGTCGCCACGCCCGTCGCTCTGTACCTGGGCATCCTGCCGACGTCTTCGGTGCCCTTGGGCTTCGTGTCTCTATTATGCGTAACGGCAGCGTACCTTGCGATGCGTTTGCCGGACACCAAAGAGTCGAGCGCTCTTTCGGATCAATTTCCGGACTTGGGAACGTCGCCACCGGAAAGCGCACCCGCTCTCGCTGACACCAACAGTCCGTCGCGAGCACGTCGTTTGCGCGATCAGCTACGTCCAATGGGGAAGCGCTGA
- the LOC119376734 gene encoding uncharacterized protein LOC119376734 gives MDKELRDLELTTVELYPESRLVILLAILCLIWIIFLVLSAAVKHGLPPTTDEESTIATLVTTTQYPTWWTPVTQVTPSTSSTNTSTTQQPLQGNFICSSDYCQREGNYLRALTTHSTKEACENFYEHVCGAWKKVASRIIQNVAGAAVSTDTLLQASMETQLLAFIKDRAHADVTPARKLYNMCMNRGAANAALLDAKKLLRQWGSDWPQKDSANISPTDVWHFAAKLMQVLGVPSLVGIEIGLDPWNIDLNIIELGPPRTVFFSKDVSEPRVMKLFSDATRTAAKALDPNDASAANAAAKDVSIALASISLLQLDDLGTSPLDFQVIKFTSLGKGVQYFLRTVFANIVTLDTSTRLLVHRSPLVRRELDETVNSLPPRAMLNYLGLLALVALSPFLPEQLSSLRVLHSVHTLGRAEIGSNDVLCLRAVSQAYPACLATASQALYKNTHRSVWLSQLESLFVGYVRNVVWMDNLTSLFVRYKMQHHRLARFFPVWPLGDCNSTTRAASSKAINAFVDAVRLRQTQELEQLVKPPLQASTGSPLSVWPRYRLCLQLFQIPAGLVNGSVPANSSVFALHLSRLAVRLYAALAQLLYEGTVYEREIPLYFTEEAERTLEDLLDCLVCDARRRFPHGLRAERVRYALLEQVLALQLGFLAFRRLLSVRRIWSFDFRDAVFESHQFEAYRRLPAAVRVNMAVRQSTQFAQAFRCPSTSPMAAGELCQVLR, from the exons ATGGACAAGGAACTGCGCGACCTAGAGTTGACCACCGTGGAACTCTATCCCGAGAGCAGGCTGGTAATTCTGCTGGCGATCCTTTGTCTAATCTGGATTATATTTCTCGTACTGTCGGCAGCGGTCAAGCACGGCCTGCCTCCAACAACGGACGAAGAGTCCACAATAGCCACATTGGTCACAACGACACAATATCCTACTTGGTGGACCCCTGTGACGCAAGTGACACCGTCGACCAGTTCCACCAACACCTCAACAACGCAACAACCGCTGCAAGGGAATTTCATATGCTCGAGCGATTACTGCCAAAGGGAAGGCAACTACCTGCGCGCTTTGACCACTCATTCCACGAAGGAAGCATGCGAAAACTTTTACGAGCACGTTTGTGGTGCTTGGAAGAAGGTCGCTTCTCGTATAATCCAAAATGTGGCAGGCGCAGCAGTTTCCACCGACACTCTGCTGCAGGCGTCCATGGAAACTCAGTTGTTGGCCTTCATAAAGGACAGGGCGCACGCGGACGTCACTCCCGCCCGAAAGCTCTACAATATGTGTATGAACAGAGGTGCGGCGAATGCTGCGCTCTTGGACGCAAAGAAGCTGCTCCGCCAGTGGGGGTCAGACTGGCCGCAGAAGGACAGCGCTAACATCTCTCCGACGGACGTGTGGCACTTTGCTGCCAAGCTGATGCAGGTGCTGGGCGTGCCGTCACTCGTGGGAATCGAGATTGGCCTCGACCCGTGGAACATCGACCTGAACATCATCGAGCTGGGCCCACCGAGAACAGTGTTCTTCTCTAAGGACGTCTCGGAGCCTCGGGTCATGAAACTTTTCAGTGACGCGACGCGCACCGCAGCTAAAGCGCTGGACCCGAACGACGCAAGCGCTGCCAACGCAGCAGCCAAGGACGTCAGCATCGCCTTAGCCAGTATCTCGCTTCTCCAACTTGACGATCTGGGAACGTCGCCTCTGGATTTCCAGGTGATTAAGTTCACTTCCTTGGGGAAAGGCGTGCAATACTTTCTGCGAACCGTCTTCGCGAATATCGTGACACTCGATACTAGCACCCGGCTTCTGGTCCACCGAAGTCCGCTGGTACGTCGAGAGCTGGACGAAACGGTGAATAGCTTGCCTCCTCGCGCCATGCTCAACTATCTGGGCCTGCTCGCTCTCGTGGCGCTGTCTCCATTTCTGCCGGAGCAGCTGAGTTCTCTCCGCGTGCTCCATTCGGTGCACACGCTTGGACGGGCCGAGATCGGGAGCAACGACGTCCTGTGTCTGCGCGCTGTGAGCCAGGCTTATCCTGCTTGTCTGGCAACAGCGTCGCAAGCGTTATACAAGAACACGCACCGGTCCGTGTGGCTGTCGCAGCTCGAGTCCCTGTTTGTGGGATACGTGCGCAACGTCGTGTGGATGGACAATCTGACGTCCTTGTTCGTGCGCTATAAGATGCAGCACCACCGCTTGGCGCGCTTTTTTCCCGTCTGGCCTTTGGGCGACTGCAATTCTACGACCAGAGCAGCGTCTTCCAAGGCCATTAACGCCTTTGTGGACGCCGTCAGACTGCGTCAAACACAGGAGCTTGAACAG CTTGTAAAGCCTCCGCTGCAAGCGAGCACCGGCTCCCCGTTGTCGGTGTGGCCCCGGTACCGGCTGTGCCTGCAGTTGTTTCAGATCCCCGCAGGGCTGGTCAATGGGTCGGTGCCGGCCAATAGCAGCGTGTTCGCGCTGCACCTATCGCGCCTGGCGGTGCGGCTGTATGCAGCGCTGGCGCAGCTGCTTTACGAAGGCACCGTGTACGAACGCGAGATACCGCTCTATTTCACCGAGGAGGCGGAACGCACGCTCGAGGACCTGCTCGACTGTTTGGTGTGCGACGCGCGGCGTCGCTTCCCGCACGGCCTCCGAGCGGAGCGGGTGCGCTACGCTCTGCTGGAACAG GTGCTGGCCCTCCAGCTGGGTTTTCTCGCCTTCCGACGCCTGCTGTCCGTACGGCGCATCTGGAGCTTCGACTTCCG CGACGCCGTATTCGAGTCGCACCAGTTCGAGGCTTACCGCCGCCTGCCCGCCGCAGTGCGCGTCAACATGGCGGTGCGCCAATCGACGCAATTCGCACAAGCATTCCGCTGCCCGTCCACTTCGCCCATGGCTGCTGGAGAGCTGTGCCAAGTTCTACGATAG